The sequence below is a genomic window from Hippocampus zosterae strain Florida chromosome 7, ASM2543408v3, whole genome shotgun sequence.
AGAACTGAAGAACTGGTTTCCTAGTAACCCTTTTTTTGCCAAATGATGTTTATGTAATTCTAGGAGATTCATACAATATTATACTAACTAacatcaaggtttttttttccatccccgCCTGGACATGTGAGCCGAGCTTCGCGTGCGCGTTTGTTTCTGCGCGTGTTCCACGATGACGGCACAGCTTCCGCCCACCGCCATCTCCCACCAACATGTGCCGGAGAACACGTTGACTCAGTGGGCCTTATGGAGGATGGTATGGGGATGGTGGAGGCGGCTGCCGTGACTTTCATCGCCATCACGGATCATCTATGACACCTCGATGACACTCGATGTGGTAGCAGCTTAATAGTTTTCCCTGGGAGCGGAGTTACATTATGTCACAAAATGTCACTTGGACATCAGATTGTTTGTCGGTGATCTTGTTGGGTGTCATCCAAAGACTGATGGAAGCACATTTGTCACCATTCCCACAATTATCCCGATGTGCATGTCACCTCTGTGGAACTTCATTACAAATTGCTGGAAAACAGCAAGTTTGCGTTGAAGTCTAATGCTTCACTTTTTGTTGGGTCTCCTCACTTGTGTCTGATTTTCGGGCATTATCTCCATCGCAGATAGTCCGGCTGAAGAATGTGGACTTAAACCGGGCGACCGCATCCTCTTTCTCAATGGACTGGATATGAGGTCAGCCCAGGTTTCGTATTCTCAATAACAACATTATCATCCTTTTGAAACGGGCTTGTCTCACTGCAAATATTACGATGTGTATCGCCAACTACTGCTGAGTTAGATAATCCATCACagaggccttttttttgttactgtcaTAATCTTGAACTCGGTATTATATCACTGTTGCCGCATTGAGACTGACTATACAGTCAGTGTCAGCTCGAcatcaaaatgtcacaattcAGCAATGTGCTTGCACTTCCCTTATGAGCACATCGATCTTTTTGTATCTGGAGGTAGACAGAATGGAGCTGAGCACCAATATGAGTGAAGGTAATTGTGTGTGTAAGTAGCTCGTGCAAGTGACGACTTTTTATATAAGAACTTTTCTCGTGGGAGGCATCATAGTTCTCAGTATTCAACTTTTTGCCCAATGgatcacagagggcacgggtgGGAGTGAAAAAAGAGAAACTGAATATATTTGCTGAAATAACGGTGGACACCGGCCAGCCTGAACAATAGGTAAATTGTATTAAGTAAAAACATCTtaatgaccaaaacaaaatcGGCTAACAAGGAACTGGGATGAATCAAACGTTCTAAAGGAACAAAGTCCAACAAGTCACTTTGACTTCTGGGTTCGAATTAAAGGTTTAGTGTGAGTAATATACTGCTATCTAGCGGTAGACGATTTGACTAGGTTTGTCTCTTTCGACTTTCCGTAGCAAAGGAAGCCGGTGAAACATTGCAGCAGTAGGGGAAGCGCGCCTATGTCATATAATTTACGATTACTTCAACTAATCACATACAAAAAATGACGTTGATGTGATGGAACACAATTTTTGCAGTCATAAAAACGCCGTCCCTGTAACTTGCGCAGAGAGCACGGCTGCACAACGCCGCGTAGATTCCCCATGCTAATGCAGATGATTGCCATCACGCATTCTATAATAAAAAACATATCCAATCCATAATCAATATCCtggtacatataaaaaatgtatatatattattgtgGGCGTGTGTTACCGCTCAATTTCCAACACCCTCCTTGCATATGCGACCGCATATTTTTCTACAAATTATCATAGTTGGGCTATTACGTATAAGCCTCGATGGCGCAGTAGGcagcgcgtcagtctcataatctgaaggtcgtGAGTTCGAGCCTCACTCGGGGCAAATGCTTTTCGTCCGAACCAAATGACATTTCCAAAGATGATTAAAAAGTAACTTTGCACTTTTGCAAAGCGAGTAGTTCTATCGTTAGTGAGCTTATTATTGTACACTTGAACTGTAGAAACATTATGAGTCATCTTTTCTTTCTGGTACGACTAAAAGCACATCACTTGTTTCACCCACCTTCTGTTTATTACGCCATGTTCCCCGCGTAGGAACTGTTCCCATGAAAAGGTGGTGTCAATGCTGCAGGGCAGCGGTGCGATGCCCACGCTGGTTATAGAAGACGGTCCGTCTGATTACTCCTCAGACCCGACAGAAGCGGAGGAAACTCCCAGTCTGTCTTCCAACACCTTGCCGCGCTCTAGGTGAGAACTTCAAAATGCAGGGGACAACTTGCTCAAGCACATGAAGTATGACAGTATGAACATGTGCCTTGCTGCTTAGATCTCCTGTCCTCAGCTCCCTCCAGTGGGTGGCAGAGATCCTTCCGCCAAGCATCAAAGTCCACGGGCGGACATTCGGCCAGCAGCTGGACCACTTATTGACAATCCAGGAACGGTACACTGTCTGCAAGGCCCTGGAGACCTTCTTTCAGCACAGGTCACTTGAAAATTCtccttgaacccccccccccccccaaaaaaaaatagcaatagcgttaaaaaaaaaagatatacccGGTACTCTATTTGGCATACATTGACAAGCACTGAAAGAAGAGTTGCTGTTGCCTAGGAAACTGTACAGTAGAGTTCATGCGACTGGTGATGATGTTGCAGGCAAGAAAAAGAGGGGGGACAAATATAGAATACACGGGGAAAGCAACGAGGAAGCTCTTTGTCCCTTGTATCGACTCCCGACTTAAAGCTAGAACTAAAAACAACTCAGGAAATTGTTTGGTCGCAAACTCGCTTACTTTGTTGTGCTAGCTAATAGCAttgccataaatgtcaataatttacattttgaagCTGTTTCAacttaaattacaaaaaaaaaaacccacaagttGTGATTTTTACAGTGTTAGCAAATGCGGGGAAGAGATTTGACGGTGAAGATATTCCGACTTCTATTTTATGTTTGTGTTTCTTATGATGCAAACGCGACAAGAGGCAAAGCAGCCATTCGACTCTAAATAgtacaggggggaaaaaaacacttaagggcacaaataacacaaatgttgtCCCACTGTTTGATAATCTTGTTTACACCTTCCTCCTCATCCACCGTTCCGTTACAAATGCTGAGAATACCCATCTATACATCAATATGATCTGTggtatttgtgcttttttccccccaggaatgtggacacccttatagTAGATGTATTCCCAGTCTTGGACACGCCGGCTAAGCAGCTGATCTGGCAATTTATTTACCAGTTGCTGACTTACGATGAGCAGGAACGCTGTCAAAGCAAGCTGTCACGCTTCCTGGGTTTCAAAAGCAGCGGTGAGCTGAAGCATTTGGATAAGCAACTATTGAAGTGGAACAAGCCACTTGCTCTCATATTATTTTCACCTCCGTGATTTGCCCAGGGGTGAAAGGGTAATCAACGTTTCaatgatttgtgtttgtttaccgtgtgtgtgtgtatgttttgctCCAGCTGTATTAGAGCCCGAAACGGGTTCGGAGCACCACCGGAGAAGCAGCTCAGTGCGAATATCTGGGACATCGTATCGCGGCTGCGTGCGAGAGAGGAGTTCTGATGACTGCATCATCGGAACTCACCTGGGAATGGGTACGCAGCAATGCCACCAGGAATGGCAAGCAAAAGCCCGTCGTCCTAGCGGATGGGACAATCGgcaattgctaaaaaaaaaaaaaaaatgtcgacgAGGTCAATTTTGGGCTGTCTCCCTTTAttaaaaggaacaaaaatataaatgttaacatttttggttttgttcagctttttgcattttgtagtgacctcactgttaaaaaaataatacagtaatcacaacttgtatttttggggggcctAAAACAGTAATttaaccctttctgggacagtttctcatgttatcaggttacgggttatcattattggtgcatgaaagagttaagttggaaaaacgtgaaaatatAAATGACATTTATGGCGACAATGTTAGTCAGTGCCACAAAGCGCCGCACGTTGTTATGCAAACTCATTTCTTTGTCGTGAAAATCAGGAAAGGcgattttcacaacagcaaagtttgttgacttgacattttgagTGCAGCTagcatgcatctttttttttttcaaccttgtCAGTCGCTCGCAAAAATATTATCTTTGTTGCATCGGTCACGATAGTCCGCTTCGCTTTCCAGCATCCGCTTTTCGCTCCTCCGCGCGACTCTTCATCCTCTCTCCTCTCGTCTGGGGAAGGATGCAAGACAGTATCACTCCTCATGCTTTATTGTGCTTCAGGAATTCATGTGGATGAATGTGGCAGCCAGGAGGAGAGGCAGTCGGGAGACGGAACCTCCTTCCCCGAGTCTCCTGACCTCAGCCATGTAGGTACAACGCCTGCGGTGGCATGAACAAAAGCTCGCTATGCTGTGCTCTTGTGTCATTTGAAGGTCAGCCGCTAACAACGGCTTACGATCAATTTGACTGAAGCAGGCGGCGGACCTTCAAAGTAGAGTACCGCCCGACGTGCGCTAATCATGCCTCCACTCATAGATGTCAGGTGTTTACACGGAGCTGGAGAATGTGTACGCAGGGAAGAGCGTGTCTCCGCTGCATGGGGTCGCCCAGGCGGAGTCCGAGGGGCCGGGACAGACTGAGGCCTACGGccgctctctctcccccctcaCGCTTCCCCCTCTCAAAGGTACTCCAAAACACCCACCGCAATCTACGTCCGTCCGCACGCTCTCAGACGCGCACACTCCAAAAGTGCTTCAGTCGCCATCAAGATCGCGTTCTCTTCTAATTTGGTTGGGCCGCGATGGCAAATGAGCGATGTGTCAATGTTACATAATCAAAACACTCATGTGAGCATCACGGCCCAATGTATCTTAGTCACTTGTTTGTTGTCATCGCTGTTTGAGGATAAAAACAGATTAGAGCgtcatcattttaaaagaaaacatgacatgccgcacccatttttttttttttttggatcttcTTTCATCATGATGGTAAATTGGATACAGGCAACCGGAAGTCAGGCTTGTCCCTCACCTGGAAGGAGCCCCTCCCTACCAACGTCTACGGGATCCACCACCAAAGCAGCGTGGACTCCAATCCCTACGTCAGCCTGGAGAGCCCCCCAACGTCTCCCCAACACAGCCCCGGCACGTTGGGCCGCCGCAAGAAGCTGTTCACCTTTTCCCGCCTGCCCCGCAGCCGGGATACCGACAAATTCCTTGATGCCCTCAGCGAGCAGTTGGGCCGGCGGGTCACGCCGGCGGATGACTACGTGCCGGGCGAGAACGACTATGAGGAGGTGAGGGGAAATCTTGAATTTTCAGTTCTCTATATAATAAGGGTGCATTTTTCTATTTGTTGCATTGTAGTGTTTCACGTTGACATGAGAGGGTCTGTAATGTTTACTCCCAATGACCGCTTGTGTCACATGAACAGATATATCAAGGTGCTTGTCATGGTTTCAGAAGAAGAGGTGCGCCTGTAAGTAAAATGTTATCGACGTATCGTTGGTAGTATCGTATTTCTGCCTCTAAAGGACCGGAAATCAAATTTTTAATTCCATCCCATTCCatctgggggtttttttttgtcctacatgaatgaagaaaaacatttgctaCCCGCTGAATAGTATAACGAGATGTATTCAAAGTGATAATGAGctaatattgtattttatatttacgGTATAATCAAGCATTGCTTTGTTTGGTTCATGTACACTGCActgcaaaagtattggaacagggAGGCCATCTTTGTGCTGTTGACTGAGGTGGCTTGGGTTTGCATGGCTACTTTTGGGATGGCGCTCGAAGCTTCATTGATGATGTATCGCATGGTGACAtcatcaaaatgaaacaatttgtcTACCGACTGACAGAAAAATGCCACCAAATGCCCCAGCGCACTGTCACCACACTCGACAAAGCACATCGGGCCAGTGAGCGGGCAAGTCGATCACCAGAGTTAAACCCAATAAGTGTTTTCACTGTTCAAAAATGGCCGACGGAAATAGTCtcccaaaacaaacgtgcgACGCAAGACTGGAAAGAATCTAATAAGAAAAACAGAACCGTTTGGCAAAGCTGATTGCGTGTTTCCTCCCTCAGATGAGCTTCCCTGAGGATCAGGACACGGGTTTCATGCATCGGCAACTCAGCAGTGGCAGCAGTGAGGAACACAGTAGCAGTGACGAGGTTTCCTCTCCCTGCTACTCTTCTGGCTCCGAGCACATTCCCCCTCCTCCGAAAcagagccccccaccccctccacccttCCAAGTCTTGTTACCGCCTCCGGTCCAGTTCACGGATCCCGTGCCACCCGTCCGCTTCTCCCCAGAACACGTCCCCCGCAGTCGGATGCCCTTCCAGCCCCACCATCCCATCATCCCACCTCCGCCACCCCCGCTGAGGACCCTCCTGTCCAACCGCTCCCCGCTCCACAAGGTCTCGCCCACCAGGGAGGACGCGGACGAACAGCGTTTCCAAACGCTGTCTCGCGGCCGCACCACCTTCACCACGACCACCATCCTGCGCTCGTCCCGCCCCGGCTACCTCCCCCGCCAGCTCAGCCAACCGCAGCCCATTTGCCAGCCGTCCCCGCTGCCGTCTCCGCAGACATTACGGCCCAGCCAGCTCGTCCTGCACAGGCACCATCAGCTCCACCACCAGCACAGCTACCAGGGTCCGCTGCCCACGTCCATCGAAGATCACAGCCCACCGCGGAGTCACAAACAAGACCCCGCCGCCTCATTTAGCAAACCCTCAAGCTCTCACTCCGCCCTCTGCAGCCACACGAAAATACCCAGACAAGAGCCAGAGTGTCAGCAGGTAGTACCTctacttattaaaaaaaaataactgtgaCAAACGAAACAAAGGACAACAGTGGAGGGAATCTAGAAATCTTCTATTTGAAGTCAAGACACTGCTTGTGTTATTATTGTTCCATTGCCGTCATTGCACTAAAGTAGGGCTTACTAACATGGTACCTGCGGGCTCCATCATTTCaggctcctccccctcctcctcctcccttgcccCCACCCTGCGACCCACCTCCACTCCCAAAACCGGGTCAAGCCTTAGACACCAATCACATGAGCGTGAAGAGGCTGCGCTGGGAGCAGGTGGAGAACTCCGAGGGAACCATCTGGGGTCAGGTGGGCTCTCTCTGCATGCTACAGTACACCCTCGCACaccagaattaaaaaataaaagaacagcTTGTACCCACTCAAATGTTACGATCCCGCTGAGCGCCGAGTAAGAATATTCCCGCAATTTGTCCTCGTTCTTTGTTCAGCTCGGGGAGGATTCCGACTACGACAAGCTCACGGACATGGTCAAGTATTTGGACCTTGATCTGCACTTTGGTACTCAACGCAGATCCAGTAAGTTGTGGTGGACATCCTTCTCATCTTTTTGTAACGTTGTCACCATTTCACCGCGCTTGCCACCTCACACTATTTGTTGGAAATGTTTTCTTGCACCAATCGGGGATTTTGCTTTtacagctgttttttttggtactcATATTGCcccattttgatttatttctcaaAGAAGTTGGATGTCACTATACCGTCTGTGTTTACTGACCTTGTCTTGCTTGCACTTCCACAGTCACATCGGTCACGTACTATAGATGAGGCCTGCTCTGCATTCGCCTTGTCTTCAAATCCATTCTCCATAAGGCACCCCCTTTCACCCACCTCCGGTccaatgataacacagttctgccacgaaaaaaaaaatcacattcaccAGTCAGTGAACCGTGGCTGCAAGAGAGTCACACGACAGAACTGTGCTATTAACCTATCACCctggaatgtgtgtgtctgaCTGTTTATGGGAGTGcgagagtgtgtgtatgtgtgtgtgtgttattgatcGCCGGTGCCTGGAGAAGTCATCCTCACACTGTTGTTTAATTACCAGTGTCTCCACCAGAGCCGACCTTCCTGCCTGAGAacttaaaaaagaaagatgttGTGGAGATTCTGTCTCACAAGAAAGCCTACAATGCGTGTAAGTAaagtcttttatttaaaaaaaaaatgttgaatttactcaagttGATTTCATTAACTGGTCGCACGAAATAAAATGGTCTGGAGATCGCCTCGCAAAAGTGTTCCCGATGGAAGCTGCAAGTTGCCATGGCGACGTGGGGGGGGCACAGCTGTTTTTCTCACACGCGGCGCTAATTCTTTTTGTTCACGGAGATGGTCAGTTACAGTGCTTCTGTAAGCTTAAGAGCATTTGTGCTGGCTCCGCGCTAGCTGGCTATTTGAAGTGTTTTTAACTCTCCAcggtgttgccatggcgatcgAGGGAACCTTGTTCGTTCTCGCCTCAAGGTTGGAAGATCTTGCCCGGGGGTTCCACTATTAGCAGAGACCTCCCCTTTGCAAGCCATCACTCTTACACGCGCGATTGGCGACCCTCAATCGAATTGCCGATCTCCTCCCCCCCCTTCACAGCCATCCTCATCGCCCATCTGAAGCTCTCCCCCGACGAGCTACGGCAGGTGCTGATGGACATGACCACTGACAGGCTGGAGCCCGCCCACATCAAGCAGCTACTGCTCTACGCCCCCGACGAGGACGAAGTCAAAAAGTACGAGCAGTTTGAGCAAGACCCGGCCAAACTGAGCGAGCCCGACCAGTTCATTTTCCAGGTGACTCTTACGCAAAACTGACaatgaaaaacacaatttcGAAGAGATGCAAACACGAGCGGTGATCTGTCCCAGATGCTGATGGTACCCGAGTATAAGACCCGTCTGAGGAGTCTCCACTTCAAGACCACCTTGCAGGAGAGGATGGAAGAGATGAAGGTGGCCTATGATTACATCTACAAGGCCTCAGTGGAGCTGAAGACCAGCAAAAAATTGGCCAAAATCCTCGAGGTGAAACCAATCACACATTCTTTGATTCATGTAAAAGTACACCTACACTATACTACACATACTTATATATACACTTGCTCTTAataatttaaacattttgtaTTATATTCTAAATATACAATGCCAGAtctggcagccccccccccccaaaagatg
It includes:
- the grid2ipb gene encoding delphilin isoform X2, with product MKKFLQNKKSRSSLRQTKRSSRCQSKDFFLSMPASNQGWPEEFGFQLGGNGPSYILSVEEGSSAQLAGLQAGDQVLEIEGHNVSTLCPQAVVAIAQTQKNIPPSIGVVSRIQQMDIVPGPDGRYGFTIVGDCPLLVEDCLPCSPAGRAGLRAGDCVMEVNGIPVRQHEMAAALIKSSQGRTLRLGVLGLGTRQKVSLGMEDNRIGGESTRADRKYKALEFNGKVEQILSEEPNVKERLFSVLKQYAAEKNVDWLASVLPEILITDDHRQLISNIRIFIPKKHRQRFDESVSQNVINRLRRSKSISEPQGRIRRSRSEDHSDRHHGTKRASSVPRDGGEPGGRGEGERDRAHRKSVSGVPTHPPIGPNQRLIRVYRGKKTFGFTLRGHAPVCIDSVIADSPAEECGLKPGDRILFLNGLDMRNCSHEKVVSMLQGSGAMPTLVIEDGPSDYSSDPTEAEETPSLSSNTLPRSRSPVLSSLQWVAEILPPSIKVHGRTFGQQLDHLLTIQERYTVCKALETFFQHRNVDTLIVDVFPVLDTPAKQLIWQFIYQLLTYDEQERCQSKLSRFLGFKSSAVLEPETGSEHHRRSSSVRISGTSYRGCVRERSSDDCIIGTHLGMGIHVDECGSQEERQSGDGTSFPESPDLSHMSGVYTELENVYAGKSVSPLHGVAQAESEGPGQTEAYGRSLSPLTLPPLKGNRKSGLSLTWKEPLPTNVYGIHHQSSVDSNPYVSLESPPTSPQHSPGTLGRRKKLFTFSRLPRSRDTDKFLDALSEQLGRRVTPADDYVPGENDYEEIYQGACHGFRRRGAPMSFPEDQDTGFMHRQLSSGSSEEHSSSDEVSSPCYSSGSEHIPPPPKQSPPPPPPFQVLLPPPVQFTDPVPPVRFSPEHVPRSRMPFQPHHPIIPPPPPPLRTLLSNRSPLHKVSPTREDADEQRFQTLSRGRTTFTTTTILRSSRPGYLPRQLSQPQPICQPSPLPSPQTLRPSQLVLHRHHQLHHQHSYQGPLPTSIEDHSPPRSHKQDPAASFSKPSSSHSALCSHTKIPRQEPECQQAPPPPPPPLPPPCDPPPLPKPGQALDTNHMSVKRLRWEQVENSEGTIWGQLGEDSDYDKLTDMVKYLDLDLHFGTQRRSKPTFLPENLKKKDVVEILSHKKAYNASILIAHLKLSPDELRQVLMDMTTDRLEPAHIKQLLLYAPDEDEVKKYEQFEQDPAKLSEPDQFIFQMLMVPEYKTRLRSLHFKTTLQERMEEMKVAYDYIYKASVELKTSKKLAKILEFVLAMGNYLNNGQPKSHRTTSFKINFLTELSTTKTVDGKSTFLHILAKSLCQHFPELLNFSRDLPTVPLAAKVNQRVVTTELSDLQAIILDIRAACLKIPLTSEDHFASVMSSFLENSHPAIQSLESLQSRAMEEFSKVASFFGEDSKSTSTDSFFAIFAEFISKFERALNETQTPENPRSPRLSSPLAW
- the grid2ipb gene encoding delphilin isoform X1, with protein sequence MKKFLQNKKSRSSLRQTKRSSRCQSKDFFLSMPASNQGWPEEFGFQLGGNGPSYILSVEEGSSAQLAGLQAGDQVLEIEGHNVSTLCPQAVVAIAQTQKNIPPSIGVVSRIQQMDIVPGPDGRYGFTIVGDCPLLVEDCLPCSPAGRAGLRAGDCVMEVNGIPVRQHEMAAALIKSSQGRTLRLGVLGLGTRQKVSLGMEDNRIGGESTRADRKYKALEFNGKVEQILSEEPNVKERLFSVLKQYAAEKNVDWLASVLPEILITDDHRQLISNIRIFIPKKHRQRFDESVSQNVINRLRRSKSISEPQGRIRRSRSEDHSDRHHGTKRASSVPRDGGEPGGRGEGERDRAHRKSVSGVPTHPPIGPNQRLIRVYRGKKTFGFTLRGHAPVCIDSVIADSPAEECGLKPGDRILFLNGLDMRNCSHEKVVSMLQGSGAMPTLVIEDGPSDYSSDPTEAEETPSLSSNTLPRSRSPVLSSLQWVAEILPPSIKVHGRTFGQQLDHLLTIQERYTVCKALETFFQHRNVDTLIVDVFPVLDTPAKQLIWQFIYQLLTYDEQERCQSKLSRFLGFKSSAVLEPETGSEHHRRSSSVRISGTSYRGCVRERSSDDCIIGTHLGMGIHVDECGSQEERQSGDGTSFPESPDLSHMSGVYTELENVYAGKSVSPLHGVAQAESEGPGQTEAYGRSLSPLTLPPLKGNRKSGLSLTWKEPLPTNVYGIHHQSSVDSNPYVSLESPPTSPQHSPGTLGRRKKLFTFSRLPRSRDTDKFLDALSEQLGRRVTPADDYVPGENDYEEIYQGACHGFRRRGAPMSFPEDQDTGFMHRQLSSGSSEEHSSSDEVSSPCYSSGSEHIPPPPKQSPPPPPPFQVLLPPPVQFTDPVPPVRFSPEHVPRSRMPFQPHHPIIPPPPPPLRTLLSNRSPLHKVSPTREDADEQRFQTLSRGRTTFTTTTILRSSRPGYLPRQLSQPQPICQPSPLPSPQTLRPSQLVLHRHHQLHHQHSYQGPLPTSIEDHSPPRSHKQDPAASFSKPSSSHSALCSHTKIPRQEPECQQAPPPPPPPLPPPCDPPPLPKPGQALDTNHMSVKRLRWEQVENSEGTIWGQLGEDSDYDKLTDMVKYLDLDLHFGTQRRSMSPPEPTFLPENLKKKDVVEILSHKKAYNASILIAHLKLSPDELRQVLMDMTTDRLEPAHIKQLLLYAPDEDEVKKYEQFEQDPAKLSEPDQFIFQMLMVPEYKTRLRSLHFKTTLQERMEEMKVAYDYIYKASVELKTSKKLAKILEFVLAMGNYLNNGQPKSHRTTSFKINFLTELSTTKTVDGKSTFLHILAKSLCQHFPELLNFSRDLPTVPLAAKVNQRVVTTELSDLQAIILDIRAACLKIPLTSEDHFASVMSSFLENSHPAIQSLESLQSRAMEEFSKVASFFGEDSKSTSTDSFFAIFAEFISKFERALNETQTPENPRSPRLSSPLAW
- the grid2ipb gene encoding delphilin isoform X3: MKKFLQNKKSRSSLRQTKRSSRCQSKDFFLSMPASNQGWPEEFGFQLGGNGPSYILSVEEGSSAQLAGLQAGDQVLEIEGHNVSTLCPQAVVAIAQTQKNIPPSIGVVSRIQQMDIVPGPDGRYGFTIVGDCPLLVEDCLPCSPAGRAGLRAGDCVMEVNGIPVRQHEMAAALIKSSQGRTLRLGVLGLGTRQKVSLGMEDNRIGGESTRADRKYKALEFNGKVEQILSEEPNVKERLFSVLKQYAAEKNVDWLASVLPEILITDDHRQLISNIRIFIPKKHRQRFDESVSQNVINRLRRSKSISEPQGRIRRSRSEDHSDRHHGTKRASSVPRDGGEPGGRGEGERDRAHRKSVSGVPTHPPIGPNQRLIRVYRGKKTFGFTLRGHAPVCIDSVIADSPAEECGLKPGDRILFLNGLDMRNCSHEKVVSMLQGSGAMPTLVIEDGPSDYSSDPTEAEETPSLSSNTLPRSRSPVLSSLQWVAEILPPSIKVHGRTFGQQLDHLLTIQERYTVCKALETFFQHRNVDTLIVDVFPVLDTPAKQLIWQFIYQLLTYDEQERCQSKLSRFLGFKSSAVLEPETGSEHHRRSSSVRISGTSYRGCVRERSSDDCIIGTHLGMGIHVDECGSQEERQSGDGTSFPESPDLSHMSGVYTELENVYAGKSVSPLHGVAQAESEGPGQTEAYGRSLSPLTLPPLKGNRKSGLSLTWKEPLPTNVYGIHHQSSVDSNPYVSLESPPTSPQHSPGTLGRRKKLFTFSRLPRSRDTDKFLDALSEQLGRRVTPADDYVPGENDYEEMSFPEDQDTGFMHRQLSSGSSEEHSSSDEVSSPCYSSGSEHIPPPPKQSPPPPPPFQVLLPPPVQFTDPVPPVRFSPEHVPRSRMPFQPHHPIIPPPPPPLRTLLSNRSPLHKVSPTREDADEQRFQTLSRGRTTFTTTTILRSSRPGYLPRQLSQPQPICQPSPLPSPQTLRPSQLVLHRHHQLHHQHSYQGPLPTSIEDHSPPRSHKQDPAASFSKPSSSHSALCSHTKIPRQEPECQQAPPPPPPPLPPPCDPPPLPKPGQALDTNHMSVKRLRWEQVENSEGTIWGQLGEDSDYDKLTDMVKYLDLDLHFGTQRRSMSPPEPTFLPENLKKKDVVEILSHKKAYNASILIAHLKLSPDELRQVLMDMTTDRLEPAHIKQLLLYAPDEDEVKKYEQFEQDPAKLSEPDQFIFQMLMVPEYKTRLRSLHFKTTLQERMEEMKVAYDYIYKASVELKTSKKLAKILEFVLAMGNYLNNGQPKSHRTTSFKINFLTELSTTKTVDGKSTFLHILAKSLCQHFPELLNFSRDLPTVPLAAKVNQRVVTTELSDLQAIILDIRAACLKIPLTSEDHFASVMSSFLENSHPAIQSLESLQSRAMEEFSKVASFFGEDSKSTSTDSFFAIFAEFISKFERALNETQTPENPRSPRLSSPLAW
- the grid2ipb gene encoding delphilin isoform X4; translation: MNCLGIFIPKKHRQRFDESVSQNVINRLRRSKSISEPQGRIRRSRSEDHSDRHHGTKRASSVPRDGGEPGGRGEGERDRAHRKSVSGVPTHPPIGPNQRLIRVYRGKKTFGFTLRGHAPVCIDSVIADSPAEECGLKPGDRILFLNGLDMRNCSHEKVVSMLQGSGAMPTLVIEDGPSDYSSDPTEAEETPSLSSNTLPRSRSPVLSSLQWVAEILPPSIKVHGRTFGQQLDHLLTIQERYTVCKALETFFQHRNVDTLIVDVFPVLDTPAKQLIWQFIYQLLTYDEQERCQSKLSRFLGFKSSAVLEPETGSEHHRRSSSVRISGTSYRGCVRERSSDDCIIGTHLGMGIHVDECGSQEERQSGDGTSFPESPDLSHMSGVYTELENVYAGKSVSPLHGVAQAESEGPGQTEAYGRSLSPLTLPPLKGNRKSGLSLTWKEPLPTNVYGIHHQSSVDSNPYVSLESPPTSPQHSPGTLGRRKKLFTFSRLPRSRDTDKFLDALSEQLGRRVTPADDYVPGENDYEEIYQGACHGFRRRGAPMSFPEDQDTGFMHRQLSSGSSEEHSSSDEVSSPCYSSGSEHIPPPPKQSPPPPPPFQVLLPPPVQFTDPVPPVRFSPEHVPRSRMPFQPHHPIIPPPPPPLRTLLSNRSPLHKVSPTREDADEQRFQTLSRGRTTFTTTTILRSSRPGYLPRQLSQPQPICQPSPLPSPQTLRPSQLVLHRHHQLHHQHSYQGPLPTSIEDHSPPRSHKQDPAASFSKPSSSHSALCSHTKIPRQEPECQQAPPPPPPPLPPPCDPPPLPKPGQALDTNHMSVKRLRWEQVENSEGTIWGQLGEDSDYDKLTDMVKYLDLDLHFGTQRRSMSPPEPTFLPENLKKKDVVEILSHKKAYNASILIAHLKLSPDELRQVLMDMTTDRLEPAHIKQLLLYAPDEDEVKKYEQFEQDPAKLSEPDQFIFQMLMVPEYKTRLRSLHFKTTLQERMEEMKVAYDYIYKASVELKTSKKLAKILEFVLAMGNYLNNGQPKSHRTTSFKINFLTELSTTKTVDGKSTFLHILAKSLCQHFPELLNFSRDLPTVPLAAKVNQRVVTTELSDLQAIILDIRAACLKIPLTSEDHFASVMSSFLENSHPAIQSLESLQSRAMEEFSKVASFFGEDSKSTSTDSFFAIFAEFISKFERALNETQTPENPRSPRLSSPLAW